The following coding sequences lie in one Saccharopolyspora hordei genomic window:
- a CDS encoding adenylate/guanylate cyclase domain-containing protein, with translation MCSLSEPHGEPPARGDEVQETILGGAPRYTKKQVAEAAGVPVQRAEQLWQAMGFAHVTDEDVVFTDSDVAALRALVELVSADVIPPELETAVARSLAQTMSRLAEWQVEIFKQLLGEEFAVDVETTAQMASVILPVMARLQDYVWRRHLAASASREMAERDAGTDERVQVIGFADLVGYTRLIRDFSAQAGELEELIDGFEALAWGVVAENHGRVIKTIGDEVLFVTDTAADAAEIALTLNEKVAENDLLPPLRIGMAEGPVLARFGDVYGSTVNAASRLTSAARPASALVDRDLAMSLRGNPKYRLISLGPQKVQGFRGLRAWALRRAK, from the coding sequence ATGTGCTCGTTGTCCGAACCGCACGGTGAGCCGCCGGCGCGCGGCGACGAGGTCCAGGAGACGATCCTCGGCGGCGCCCCGCGCTACACGAAGAAGCAGGTCGCCGAGGCCGCCGGGGTGCCGGTGCAGCGGGCCGAGCAGCTGTGGCAGGCGATGGGCTTCGCGCACGTCACCGACGAGGACGTGGTGTTCACCGACTCCGACGTGGCGGCGCTGCGCGCGCTGGTGGAGCTGGTCTCGGCCGACGTGATCCCGCCGGAGCTGGAGACGGCGGTGGCCCGGTCGCTGGCGCAGACGATGTCCCGGCTGGCCGAGTGGCAGGTCGAGATCTTCAAGCAGCTGCTCGGCGAGGAGTTCGCCGTCGACGTCGAGACCACCGCCCAGATGGCCTCGGTGATCCTGCCGGTGATGGCGCGGCTGCAGGACTACGTGTGGCGGCGGCACCTGGCCGCCAGCGCCTCCCGGGAGATGGCCGAGCGGGACGCCGGTACCGACGAGCGGGTGCAGGTGATCGGCTTCGCCGACCTGGTCGGCTACACCCGGCTGATCCGCGACTTCTCCGCGCAGGCGGGCGAGCTGGAGGAGCTCATCGACGGCTTCGAGGCGCTGGCCTGGGGCGTGGTCGCGGAGAACCACGGCCGGGTGATCAAGACGATCGGCGACGAGGTGCTGTTCGTGACCGACACGGCCGCCGACGCCGCCGAGATCGCGCTGACGCTCAACGAGAAGGTCGCCGAGAACGACCTGTTGCCGCCGCTGCGGATCGGGATGGCCGAGGGACCGGTGCTGGCCCGCTTCGGTGACGTCTACGGCTCGACGGTGAACGCCGCCAGCCGCCTGACCTCGGCGGCCCGCCCGGCGTCGGCGCTGGTCGACCGCGACCTGGCGATGTCGCTGCGGGGCAACCCGAAGTACCGGTTGATCTCGCTCGGTCCGCAGAAGGTGCAGGGCTTCCGCGGTCTGCGCGCCTGGGCCCTCCGCCGCGCGAAGTGA
- a CDS encoding universal stress protein: MSSYRTVVVGTDGSEPSLRAVARAGTVASDSDARLVIVCAYYPTPAREVEQARDELGDEAFQVVGSAPAEATLRDAADVARKAGASQVSTFAAVGAPIGVLLAAAEKEGADLLVVGSRGLNTLKGRILGSVPSEISRRAECDVLVVRTAR, from the coding sequence ATGTCCAGTTACCGCACTGTCGTCGTCGGGACGGACGGCTCGGAGCCCTCGCTGCGCGCGGTGGCCCGTGCGGGGACCGTCGCCAGTGACTCCGACGCCCGGCTGGTGATCGTCTGCGCCTACTACCCGACGCCGGCCCGCGAGGTCGAGCAGGCGCGTGACGAGCTGGGGGACGAGGCCTTCCAGGTGGTCGGGTCGGCACCGGCCGAGGCGACCCTGCGCGACGCCGCCGACGTCGCCCGCAAGGCCGGGGCGAGCCAGGTGAGCACCTTCGCCGCGGTCGGCGCGCCGATAGGGGTGCTGCTGGCCGCCGCCGAGAAGGAGGGCGCCGACCTGCTGGTGGTCGGGAGCCGTGGTCTGAACACGCTGAAGGGGCGGATCCTCGGCTCGGTGCCGTCGGAGATCTCGCGCCGAGCGGAATGCGATGTGCTCGTTGTCCGAACCGCACGGTGA